Proteins found in one Crassostrea angulata isolate pt1a10 chromosome 3, ASM2561291v2, whole genome shotgun sequence genomic segment:
- the LOC128175642 gene encoding uncharacterized protein LOC128175642, whose translation MSTSAEQITPDSTEGTQVTPDPTEDARESQTTDGKRQYVTQDEEEYQEEYYQDEDSFADILAKKRADVSRAKARMAYTARELELRKQRVELDAAMEMLHLEREAAEAEADCQAFESTMIQMSPMKRRTSSLGEVSNFKPGQDQSTPRQPSASPGLLTGTSDPTQLDPDAQPYVPAAQPLVPDTQPSVPVAQPYVPTAQPYVRAAQPYVPTAQPYVPAPQPNVPAAQPYVPAAQPHVPAAQPYVPAAQPHVPAAQPHVPAAQPHVPAAQPHVPAAQPSMPAAQPHVPAAHPHVPTAQPYVAASHPLSPLVTDQGPQVTDVTRFLLRKDLLFSRLTHFDDRPESYSAWKHSFMCVVNELQVLDSEQMDLLIKYLGPESKKHATSMRTSNIFDISRGLRRLWERLDERYGAPEHVEASVRAKLLSFPKLGNRDHQKLYDLSDILMEMKFLKEDPKYSAMLAYLDSSSGIRPIISKLPYGLQEKWTNRAMKYKLEHQTVFPPFGVFVDFMKEMSRVKNDPSFAYHTDANHNEKQPMNVPRGRVNTKKTTVYQPTGSGNLSEPKLDVCIIHTGPGVKHSVNNCRVFKAKPIEERMKLLREHRLCFRCCSASHRKQDCKEAIMCKECGSEFHTTSLHVDSSPAPTTGRASSVHGGEEAPRRQQVTKEQHVTTINSNCTEVGKEFKGKSCARIVPATVTYDGRAVSLYAMLDDQSNKTLAKKELFDLLNINTETIPYLMTSCSGQVTTFGRTASGLYIESARGETRLPLPCTLECDEIPNNYQEIPTPDVALQHKHMRDIAGDILPIDASRKILLLIGRDLPQVHHVLEQRIGRDHEPFAQRSPLGWTIIGDTCLSGQHRPRAANVYKTFITDSGRGTILEPCAQYLSVREKLPTRDVTNRLRVSDTSSDEHLFRRTPDDNKVGSSVEDRMFMDIMNKELLIGEDGKWVAPLPFRQPRLRLPNNYEVASRRARALDASLKRDPVKKEHFATFMTKLFDNDHAEKAPTSKSTQEQWFLPLFGVYHPQKPHQIRGVFDSSAKFKGTSLNDQLLSGPNLTNSLLGVLLRFRKEMIAVVADVQHMFHCFTVREEHRDFLSFLWYKDNEIGTELTEFRMKVHVFGNSPSPAIATLGLRKISELSEESHGPDVKEFIKRNFYVDDGLTSCSTSQEAVDLMCRTQDALKQYGNLRLHKFASNSADVMKAFEPRDLAQDIYDLNLDEDQLVQRSLGMRWNLSSDMFEFRISTDDKPTTRRGVLSTVNSLFDPLGFLSPVIISGKLILRDVVTCTSDWDEPLPDHILASWEEWSSSLKELEKIHIPRTTVVHLSKAVRKELWTYADASEKAIAAVSYMKVYYEDGSAMTGFLLGKSKVAPVSGHTIPRLELCAAVLAIEISQIVMDHMDIMFDSVKYFSDSRVVLGYIHNDKRRFFIYVSNRVEKIRSLSEPSQWNFVPTHLNPADEGTRGVVPKDIGECAWLRGTTHLQRIDDETKAEGFPLQEPLSDREVRPVCLKTECEPMLGTQRYERFSSWDRLVEGIALLQRFIISRKGGKSQILPKSIDYSQRAENYIIKTVQREVYCEEIYCLRSKQPLPKNSSILALSPFLDDDGIVRVGGRLRHLNDATVCKNPILIPGKHHIATLLVRKYHQLVQHQGRHFTEGKVRSCGFWVTGCKRLVSSLIHKCVTCRRQRGSFATQKMSDLPTDRILPGEPPFTSVGVDIFGPWDVVTRRTRGVPANGKRWAALFTCLVTRAVHVEVVEEMSASSFINALKRFTAIRGQAKEYRSDRGTNFVGATDPLQIDAINVEDRQVKDFLHSRGTTWIFNPPHASHMGGAWERMIGLTRRILDNMLKDHSAQGLTHEVLTTFLAEASAIINSRPLTAVSSDPDSPFVLTPSILLTQKTDVPTEAVCDTTAKDLFKVQWKRVQHLAKMFWDKWKKEYLHTLQARKKWHHGQRNISVGDIVLLKDVETHRNNWPLGRITATFPGKDNLVRKVEVRVSKDGKTTSYVRPVTELILLLEN comes from the coding sequence ATGTCTACCTCAGCAGAGCAGATCACTCCCGACTCAACAGAGGGCACCCAGGTCACTCCTGACCCTACAGAGGATGCCCGGGAATCACAGACGACTGATGGCAAGAGGCAGTACGTCACACAAGATGAAGAGGAGTATCAGGAAGAGTACTATCAGGATGAGGACTCCTTTGCCGACATCTTAGCGAAGAAGAGGGCTGATGTAAGCCGAGCAAAGGCTAGGATGGCATACACCGCCAGAGAATTGGAGCTCAGGAAACAACGAGTGGAACTCGATGCTGCAATGGAAATGCTACATCTCGAGAGAGAGGCTGCAGAAGCTGAAGCTGATTGTCAAGCCTTTGAATCGACCATGATACAGATGTCACCTATGAAGAGACGAACGAGTTCCTTAGGCGAAGTCAGCAACTTTAAACCAGGACAGGATCAATCCACTCCACGTCAACCTTCTGCATCGCCAGGACTACTGACCGGTACTTCCGATCCGACTCAACTTGACCCGGATGCACAACCCTATGTACCTGCAGCACAGCCTTTGGTTCCTGACACACAGCCGTCCGTGCCTGTCGCACAACCGTACGTGCCTACTGCACAGCCTTATGTGCGTGCCGCACAGCCGTACGTGCCTACTGCACAGCCTTATGTGCCTGCCCCACAGCCcaacgtgcctgccgcacagccttatgtgcctgccgcacaacctcacgtgcctgccgcacaaccttacgtgcctgccgcacaacctcacgtgcctgccgcacaacctcacgtgcctgccgcacaacctcacgtgcctgccgcacaacctcacgtgcctgccgcacagccATCCATGCCTGCCGCGCAGCCTCATGTGCCTGCCGCACACCCTCACGTGCCTACCGCACAACCGTATGTGGCTGCCTCACACCCCTTATCACCACTTGTGACTGATCAGGGACCACAAGTAACTGATGTTACCCGATTCCTCCTGAGGAAGGACTTGCTATTCTCCAGACTTACTCACTTTGACGATAGACCAGAATCATACAGTGCCTGGAAACACAGCTTTATGTGTGTAGTGAATGAGCTTCAAGTCTTGGACTCCGAGCAGATGGACCTTCTTATCAAGTACTTAGGTCCGGAATCTAAGAAGCACGCAACAAGCATGAGGACATCCAACATCTTCGACATCTCAAGAGGACTAAGAAGACTTTGGGAAAGGTTGGATGAGCGCTATGGTGCACCAGAACATGTGGAAGCATCCGTAAGAGCCAAACTGTTGAGTTTCCCAAAGCTTGGCAACAGAGATCATCAAAAACTTTACGATCTGTCAGATATTCTTATGGAGATGAAGTTTTTGAAGGAGGATCCGAAGTACAGTGCAATGTTGGCCTATCTAGACTCATCCTCAGGGATTAGACCCATCATTTCAAAACTTCCGTATGGCCTGCAGGAGAAATGGACCAACAGAGCCATGAAGTACAAGCTTGAACATCAGACTGTGTTTCCACCCTTTGGTGTGTTTGTTGACTTCATGAAGGAGATGAGCAGAGTGAAAAACGACCCAAGTTTTGCGTATCACACTGACGCTAACCACAACGAAAAGCAGCCTATGAACGTTCCAAGGGGAAGAGTGAACACGAAGAAAACCACAGTGTATCAACCAACAGGATCCGGAAATCTGAGCGAGCCGAAGCTTGATGTGTGTATAATTCACACCGGTCCGGGTGTTAAACACAGTGTCAATAACTGTCGAGTGTTTAAGGCCAAGCCTATTGAAGAACGTATGAAGTTGCTCCGTGAACACAGACTCTGTTTTCGGTGTTGTTCCGCAAGTCATAGGAAACAAGACTGTAAAGAGGCCATCATGTGCAAGGAATGCGGAAGTGAGTTCCACACTACGTCTCTCCATGTTGATTCGTCACCAGCTCCTACCACTGGAAGGGCCTCATCAGTTCATGGCGGGGAGGAGGCTCCTAGGCGTCAGCAAGTAACAAAAGAACAGCACGTCACAACCATAAACAGCAACTGCACAGAAGTAGGGAAGGAATTTAAGGGAAAATCTTGTGCAAGAATTGTTCCCGCGACTGTCACCTATGATGGAAGAGCTGTCTCTCTGTATGCTATGCTTGACGACCAGAGTAACAAGACCTTGGCTAAGAAGGAATTGTTTGACTTGCTGAACATCAATACAGAGACAATACCTTACCTGATGACGTCATGTTCTGGACAAGTGACAACCTTCGGGAGAACTGCCTCAGGACTCTATATTGAATCAGCCAGGGGTGAGACCAGACTACCCTTGCCGTGCACGTTAGAGTGTGATGAAATACCGAACAACTACCAAGAGATCCCTACACCTGACGTTGCTCTTCAGCACAAGCACATGCGGGATATAGCCGGCGACATCCTACCCATTGACGCTTCAAGAAAAATTCTGTTGCTGATAGGAAGAGACCTTCCTCAAGTCCACCATGTTCTTGAGCAGCGCATAGGACGTGACCACGAACCATTTGCACAGAGGTCACCCCTTGGTTGGACGATCATCGGCGACACATGCTTGTCTGGACAACACAGACCAAGAGCTGCGAATGTGTACAAGACCTTCATCACGGACAGCGGACGTGGAACTATTCTTGAACCATGTGCCCAGTACTTATCCGTGAGAGAGAAGCTTCCAACCAGAGATGTGACAAACAGATTACGGGTATCTGACACTTCATCTGATGAACACTTATTCAGACGCACACCAGATGATAACAAAGTGGGATCATCAGTGGAAGATAGGATGTTTATGGACATCATGAACAAAGAACTATTGATAGGTGAGGATGGAAAGTGGGTAGCTCCCCTACCCTTCCGCCAACCAAGATTACGACTACCAAACAACTATGAGGTTGCATCGAGACGTGCACGAGCCTTGGACGCAAGTCTCAAGAGAGATCCAGTAAAGAAGGAACACTTTGCGACCTTTATGACAAAGCTGTTCGACAACGATCATGCTGAGAAAGCACCCACTTCCAAGTCAACGCAGGAGCAGTGGTTTCTTCCTCTCTTCGGGGTCTACCACCCTCAGAAACCTCACCAGATCCGGGGCGTATTTGATTCCTCTGCGAAGTTCAAGGGAACCTCTTTGAACGACCAACTGCTGTCTGGCCCGAACCTCACCAACAGCTTGCTTGGAGTGTTGCTTCGTTTCAGGAAGGAGATGATTGCTGTCGTAGCAGACGTGCAGCACATGTTTCACTGCTTCACCGTCAGAGAAGAGCACAGAGACTTTCTCAGCTTCCTTTGGTACAAGGACAACGAGATCGGAACGGAACTAACAGAATTCCGAATGAAGGTCCACGTTTTTGGTAATAGTCCTTCTCCGGCCATAGCGACACTGGGCCTCAGGAAGATCTCAGAACTATCTGAGGAAAGCCATGGACCTGATGTCAAGGAGTTCATCAAGAGGAACTTCTACGTTGATGATGGTCTGACATCATGCTCAACAAGCCAAGAAGCAGTAGACCTGATGTGCAGAACCCAGGACGCATTGAAGCAATACGGGAACCTAAGGCTCCACAAGTTCGCATCAAACAGCGCGGATGTCATGAAGGCGTTTGAGCCACGAGACTTAGCACAGGACATCTACGACCTGAACCTTGATGAGGACCAGCTCGTGCAACGGAGTCTTGGTATGCGATGGAACTTGTCGAGTGATATGTTCGAGTTCCGCATCTCTACTGATGACAAGCCCACAACACGCAGAGGTGTACTGTCGACAGTGAACAGCCTCTTCGATCCATTAGGCTTTCTCTCACCTGTTATCATCAGCGGGAAACTCATTCTTAGAGACGTAGTGACCTGTACCTCAGACTGGGATGAGCCGCTGCCGGACCATATTCTGGCAAGCTGGGAAGAGTGGAGTTCATCTCTGAAGGAGTTGGAGAAGATCCACATACCCAGAACAACCGTGGTACATCTTAGCAAGGCAGTAAGAAAGGAACTGTGGACATATGCGGATGCGTCAGAGAAAGCCATAGCTGCCGTTTCTTACATGAAGGTGTACTACGAAGATGGCTCTGCGATGACTGGATTTCTACTAGGGAAGTCTAAAGTGGCACCAGTATCAGGCCATACCATACCCCGTTTAGAGCTTTGTGCAGCTGTTCTAGCCATTGAGATATCGCAGATAGTCATGGATCACATGGACATAATGTTCGACTCGGTGAAGTATTTTTCCGACAGTCGTGTGGTATTGGGGTATATCCACAATGATAAGAGACGATTTTTTATTTACGTCTCCAACAGGGTCGAGAAAATCAGAAGCCTTAGTGAGCCGTCGCAGTGGAACTTTGTGCCGACACACCTCAACCCTGCTGACGAGGGCACTAGAGGCGTAGTTCCTAAGGACATTGGAGAGTGTGCTTGGCTTAGAGGAACTACTCACCTGCAGCGCATTGACGACGAAACCAAGGCAGAAGGGTTTCCCCTACAGGAACCTCTGTCAGACAGAGAAGTCAGACCTGTATGTTTGAAGACTGAGTGTGAACCTATGCTTGGAACTCAGAGATATGAGAGATTTTCCAGCTGGGACAGATTGGTCGAGGGTATCGCCCTGCTCCAGCGATTCATCATAAGCAGAAAGGGAGGTAAATCACAGATTTTACCGAAGTCCATAGACTACTCTCAAAGAGCAGAAAACTACATTATCAAGACAGTGCAAAGAGAAGTCTATTGTGAGGAGATTTACTGTCTGAGGTCCAAACAACCATTGCCGAAGAATAGCAGCATTCTTGCATTGAGTCCGTTCCTCGACGACGATGGTATTGTTAGAGTTGGTGGACGCTTAAGACATCTCAACGATGCGACTGTCTGCAAGAACCCTATACTGATACCGGGGAAGCATCACATTGCGACCTTACTTGTACGCAAGTACCATCAACTGGTGCAACACCAAGGGCGCCACTTTACGGAGGGAAAGGTCAGGTCCTGTGGGTTCTGGGTCACCGGCTGCAAGCGCCTTGTTTCGTCCCTCATTCACAAGTGTGTTACTTGTCGGCGACAACGTGGGAGCTTCGCAACCCAGAAGATGTCTGACTTGCCTACAGACCGCATACTGCCAGGAGAGCCACCGTTCACTTCGGTGGGAGTAGATATCTTTGGGCCCTGGGACGTCGTGACTCGTCGCACTCGGGGAGTTCCAGCCAACGGCAAACGATGGGCAGCACTGTTCACATGTCTGGTGACACGCGCAGTCCATGTCGAGGTAGTAGAGGAGATGTCCGCATCATCCTTCATCAACGCCCTGAAGCGCTTTACAGCCATACGAGGACAGGCAAAGGAGTACCGTTCCGACAGAGGAACCAACTTTGTTGGCGCTACCGACCCTCTACAGATCGACGCAATCAACGTGGAAGATCGTCAGGTCAAGGATTTCCTGCACTCTCGGGGAACAACCTGGATTTTCAACCCGCCCCATGCATCCCATATGGGTGGAGCTTGGGAGCGCATGATAGGGTTGACACGGCGCATATTGGACAACATGTTGAAGGATCATTCAGCACAGGGTCTTACGCACGAGGTACTTACCACCTTTCTGGCCGAGGCAAGTGCGATCATAAATTCTCGCCCACTTACCGCCGTTTCGTCAGATCCAGACTCGCCTTTTGTCCTTACCCCAAGCATTTTGCTTACTCAGAAGACGGATGTACCGACCGAAGCTGTATGCGACACAACTGCTAAGGACCTCTTCAAGGTACAGTGGAAGAGAGTACAGCACCTCGCCAAGATGTTCTGGGACAAATGGAAGAAGGAATACCTGCATACCTTGCAAGCGCGTAAGAAGTGGCATCATGGTCAACGTAACATTAGTGTTGGTGACATAGTGTTGTTGAAGGATGTCGAAACCCATCGCAACAACTGGCCGCTTGGACGCATTACTGCAACGTTTCCTGGCAAGGACAACTTGGTTCGCAAGGTTGAAGTACGTGTCAGCAAGGACGGCAAGACCACCTCTTACGTCAGACCAGTGACGGAACTCATTTTATTATTGGAGAACTGA